CTAGTACATCTATTAGTTTAGCAATTTGCTTTACTAAAATTTCTATAGATTTAAAACTTTTTATTATTAATTTAAAAATAATATTTTGTAATTTATTCAAAACATTAATATTTACAGTTTTAATTAAAAAACCTCTATGACGAATAATTCTCATTATTCTTTCACTTATTTCAGGACTAATATTAGTTTTAATATATAATTTATATTTATTCATTTAAATTTTCTCCATCATATTATCATTGCTATAACCAGGAGGAACTAATGGCCATACATTATCTTTTTCATTAATTGAAACATGTAATATATAAGGTTTTTTTATAGAAAAAATTTTTTTTAAACTTTTTTTGATTTCATAATTATAACAAATACTATGTCCTGATATACCAAAAGATTCAGCTAATTTTATAAAATTAGGATTATCAAATAATATAGTTTCACTATATCTCTTATTAAAAAAAATTTGCTGCCATTGTTTAACCATACCTAATCTCTTATTATCTAATAAGATAATTTTAATAGGTAAATTTTTTCTTTTAATTGTACTTAATTCTTGAATATTCATCATAAAAGAACCATCTCCAGAAATACATATAACAGTATAATTAGGTTTAGCAATTTGAGCACCGATAGCAGCTGGTAATCCAAAACCCATTGTTCCTAAACCACTTGAAGTAATAAAATTTCTAGGATTTGAAAAATTTATATGTTGTGCAACCCACATTTGATGTTGTCCTACATCAGTAGTAATGATAGTTTTTGTATTTTTAAAATCTGATAATTTTTTTAATAAAAAAGGAGCATAAATTTTATTGTGATTAATAAATTTATTATATAAATAAGAATATTTTTTTTTTATCTTTTTTATATAAAATTTCCATTTTAAAATATCATTTGGTATTTCTAATAATGGAATTAAATAATTTAAATCACCTAATAATTCTACATCTGTTTGACAAATTTTATTAATTTCTGCTGGATCTATATCCATATGTATAATATTTGCCAAAGGAGCAAATTTTTTTATATTTCCTGTAACTCTATCATCAAATCTCGCTCCAATAGCTACTAATAAATCACATTTTTGAACAGTATAATTAGCTGCTTTATTTCCATGCATACCTAACATTCCTAAATAATAGGGATTATTATTACTTATAGTTCCTAATCCTTTTAAAGTAACTACTGTAGGTATTTCAGATTTTTGTACAAATTTTCTTAATGTATTAACAGCATTACCGATATTTACACCTCCTCCTATATATAATACAGGCATAATAGATTTTTTTAAAAAATAATTAGCTTTTGAAATTTTTTTTACTGAAATTTTTTTTTGTTTAATAAAAAAAAGTTTTTTATTTTCAAATTTTATTTGTTTAGGTACATTATAGAATAACTGGATATCTTTAGGTATATCTATTAATACAGGTCCAGGTCTTCCTGATAATGCTATAAAAAAAGCTTTTTCTATTGTAGATGATATTTCTGTAGGTGAAGTTATTAAAAAACTGTGTTTTGTACATGATAAAGACATTCCTATAATATCTATTTCTTGAAAAGCATCTGTACCAATTAATGGTAAAGATACTTGTCCTGTAATTGCAACAATAGGAATAGAATCTACCATGGCATCTGTAATTCCTGTTATCAAATTGGTTGCTCCAGGACCTGATGTAGCTATACAAACTCCTATTTTTCCTGTAGCACGAGCGTATCCTATTGCTGCCATTGCTGCTGCTTGTTCGTGTCTACATAATATATGTTCTATTTTATTATTATATAATGCATCATAAAGAGGCATTATTGCACCACCAGGATATCCAAATACTATTTTTACATTTTGTTTTTTTAATGCTTGAATTATACATTGTGCCCCATTCATATTTTAAACCTCTTTAATTTAGTAATATAATATGCATAATTCAATTTTATTATGTTTTAATTTATGTAAATTTTTAAGATTAGAAGATATGATTTTGTATTTGATATGTTATTAAATTTTTCTAAAATAATATAAATATATTAAATAATATATATTATATATTTATATATAATTATTTATTATATTAACATAAATATATATTTTATAAAAAATTATATAATTAAAAAAATAATAATTACTCAGGGGTGGAGGGATTTGAACCCCCAACCATTGGTTTTGGAGACCAATATTCTACCTAATTAAACTACACCCCTTAAATTATTTATATTATTTAAATAAAAATATGTTTAAAATAATATATTTTAATAAAATTTTTCTAAAATAAATTTATTAAAATTAAAAATTTATATATAATATAAAGTAATAATTTTTAAAATCATAACATAAATTTTTTGTAAAAAATATGAAAAAATAATAAAAAAAATAATAAATTAAAATCTATGTTTTTATTTTATAAAAAATATAAATTATTATTAAAATTTTTAAAAATTATAAAAAATATAATTATTAATTTATTTTATAAAAATTATATTCTAATATAGAAATATAATTTTTTAATAAAATTTAAGGATTAAATATGACAGAATGGATTATAGGTAATATTAAAGATGTAAAATATTGGACAAAAAATTTATTTAGTATTATTTTAAATGCCGAAGTTAATAATTTTATTGCTGGTCAATTTGCAAAATTAGCTTTAAAAATCAACGGGGAAAAAATACAAAGAATATATTCATATATAAATTCTCCAAAAGATAAAAATCATGAATTTTATATTTCTAATATTAAAGGAGGTAAATTTACTCCATACTTATATAAATTAAAAATTAATGATAAAATTATGATATCTAAAAATGCTTCGGGTATTTTTACTTTAAATAATATTAAAGTTTGTGAAAATTTATGGATGTTATCAACAGGTACTGGTATTGGTCCTTATCTTTCAATATTACAAGATGGTATTTGTTTTAAAAAATTTAAAAAAATAATTTTAGTACATACTATTAGATATATAAATGATTTTAATTATTTATATATAATTAAGAAAATTAAAAAAAAATATAAAAATAAATTTGTATTACAAATTATTTTAACTAGAAATAATCATATAAATGATTCTATTTTATATGGTTATATTCCTAATTTAATTCGAAGTGGGGATTTAGAAAAAAAAATTGGTATAAAAATTCATAAAAATAATAGTCATGTAATGTTATGTGGTAATCCAAATATGATAAAAGAAACAAGAAAAATATTAGAAATAAATAAAAATTTATCTAGAAATTTTATTAATAAAAGTGGAAACATTACATCAGAACAATATTGGTAAATTATAAGGAAAAATATGAAAAAATTTTTGATTATTGCAAACTGGAAATTAAATGGAAATTTTAATTTTATAAAAAAAAATATAAATATAATAAAAGAAAAAATAGGTAATTCATTATATTTTTGTAAATTAGCAATAGCTCCACCATATGTATATATAAATTATATATTTAATTATTTAAAAAATACATCAGTAGACCTCGTAGCACAAAATGTAGATATTCATAAAATTGGTTCTTTTACTGGTGAAATATCTATAGATATGTTAAAAGATGTAGGTGTAAAATATGTAATAATTGGTCATTCAGAAAGAAGAATAAATCATTATGAAAATAATAATTTTATAGCTAAAAAATTTGTCTTAACAAAAAAAAATGGATTAATTCCGATTTTATGTCTTGGAGAAACAAAAGAAGAAAAAAATGAAAATAAAACAGAAAAAATTTGTATTGATCAAATTAATTCTATATTAAAAATATGTGATGTTAAAATATTTCATAATACTATTATAGCTTATGAACCTATTTGGGCTATTGGTTCTGGTAAAATTGCAGATGTATATGAAATACAAAAAACTATTAATTTTATTAAAAAATATCTTTCATCTATAAATCAAAAAATATCCGATAACATCATCTTTCAATATGGTGGTTCTATTGATAAGAATAATATTCATGATTTATTTCAAATAAACAATATTGATGGTTTATTAGTAGGAAAAGCTTCTTTAACAATAGAAAATTTTATATTTTTAGTTAAAAAAGCTGAAAAAGAAATAAAT
Above is a genomic segment from Enterobacteriaceae endosymbiont of Donacia dentata containing:
- a CDS encoding FAD-binding oxidoreductase — its product is MTEWIIGNIKDVKYWTKNLFSIILNAEVNNFIAGQFAKLALKINGEKIQRIYSYINSPKDKNHEFYISNIKGGKFTPYLYKLKINDKIMISKNASGIFTLNNIKVCENLWMLSTGTGIGPYLSILQDGICFKKFKKIILVHTIRYINDFNYLYIIKKIKKKYKNKFVLQIILTRNNHINDSILYGYIPNLIRSGDLEKKIGIKIHKNNSHVMLCGNPNMIKETRKILEINKNLSRNFINKSGNITSEQYW
- the ilvG gene encoding acetolactate synthase 2 catalytic subunit, which gives rise to MNGAQCIIQALKKQNVKIVFGYPGGAIMPLYDALYNNKIEHILCRHEQAAAMAAIGYARATGKIGVCIATSGPGATNLITGITDAMVDSIPIVAITGQVSLPLIGTDAFQEIDIIGMSLSCTKHSFLITSPTEISSTIEKAFFIALSGRPGPVLIDIPKDIQLFYNVPKQIKFENKKLFFIKQKKISVKKISKANYFLKKSIMPVLYIGGGVNIGNAVNTLRKFVQKSEIPTVVTLKGLGTISNNNPYYLGMLGMHGNKAANYTVQKCDLLVAIGARFDDRVTGNIKKFAPLANIIHMDIDPAEINKICQTDVELLGDLNYLIPLLEIPNDILKWKFYIKKIKKKYSYLYNKFINHNKIYAPFLLKKLSDFKNTKTIITTDVGQHQMWVAQHINFSNPRNFITSSGLGTMGFGLPAAIGAQIAKPNYTVICISGDGSFMMNIQELSTIKRKNLPIKIILLDNKRLGMVKQWQQIFFNKRYSETILFDNPNFIKLAESFGISGHSICYNYEIKKSLKKIFSIKKPYILHVSINEKDNVWPLVPPGYSNDNMMEKI
- the ilvM gene encoding acetolactate synthase 2 small subunit gives rise to the protein MNKYKLYIKTNISPEISERIMRIIRHRGFLIKTVNINVLNKLQNIIFKLIIKSFKSIEILVKQIAKLIDVLDITIIS
- the tpiA gene encoding triose-phosphate isomerase, producing the protein MKKFLIIANWKLNGNFNFIKKNINIIKEKIGNSLYFCKLAIAPPYVYINYIFNYLKNTSVDLVAQNVDIHKIGSFTGEISIDMLKDVGVKYVIIGHSERRINHYENNNFIAKKFVLTKKNGLIPILCLGETKEEKNENKTEKICIDQINSILKICDVKIFHNTIIAYEPIWAIGSGKIADVYEIQKTINFIKKYLSSINQKISDNIIFQYGGSIDKNNIHDLFQINNIDGLLVGKASLTIENFIFLVKKAEKEINLLRS